A stretch of DNA from Nitrospira sp. KM1:
GAGCCAGCTCGACGACCTGCTGTCGAAGCGGGAACAGATCAACGCCGACCTCCAACGCATCATCGACCAGCAGACCGAGCCCTGGGGCGTCAAAGTCACAGCCGTGGAAGTAAAAAACGTGGATCTTCCCCAGGAAATGCAACGGGCCATTGCGCGGCAGGCGGAAGCAGAACGCGAACGCCGCGCCAAAGTGATCCATGCCGAAGGTGAATTTGAGGCTTCGCAACGTCTGGCCGACGCCGCGAATGTCATCAGCCGGAATCCGGCGGCCTTGCAGCTCCGTTACCTGCAAACGCTGGTCGAGATCGCCTCCGATAAGAATTCCACCACCATCTTTCCCATTCCCGTCGATACCATCGCGCCTTTCCTCGCCGGCCTGACGAAACGCACGGAGCCATAGCGTTGCGCTCCGGCAGTCCTTTCACTCATGGAGAGATACATTGTGAAACCCCTAAGCAGGGAGAAG
This window harbors:
- a CDS encoding slipin family protein gives rise to the protein MDLFASPLAVLALVVVSILMGFNVLREYERAVIFRWGRLARGLVGGNGPGVVIIIPFIDKLVRVSMRTVTMDVPPQDVITKDNVTVKVNAVIYFRVVDQEQAIIQVEDYLYATSMMSQTTLRSVLGQSQLDDLLSKREQINADLQRIIDQQTEPWGVKVTAVEVKNVDLPQEMQRAIARQAEAERERRAKVIHAEGEFEASQRLADAANVISRNPAALQLRYLQTLVEIASDKNSTTIFPIPVDTIAPFLAGLTKRTEP